Proteins from one Romboutsia sp. CE17 genomic window:
- a CDS encoding IS1595 family transposase, translating into MSKIDIKAMIKDLKKNELTELISVAQEVLSTLFNSSEIRDNVKESRFSKGYECPKCQCKDVNKNGKSNGRQRYICKRCRTSFDEFTMSPFSNTKLGLDKWLKYCELMILGLSIRKCAEEVGVGVKTSFYMRHRILDVINLSLKNDKVEGIVEVDECFIKESFKGNHSKSTTFVMPRNPRKRGKGKNDKKKRGISKEQICIETAIDRKGNILMSAVCNGRITTNQIVNFFDNKICEETTFCVDSHKSYIGIKDKLNIELKQVPRGKSMIDSVYHLQHINALHSSFKRWLMPFNGVSTKYINNYLAWFKFLQLSKKNKKGDRIKDMLVNVATKDTYVTRETIRNRFIELT; encoded by the coding sequence ATGTCAAAAATAGATATAAAAGCTATGATAAAAGATTTAAAAAAGAATGAACTTACAGAGTTAATTTCAGTAGCACAAGAAGTATTAAGTACTTTATTTAATTCTTCTGAAATTAGAGATAATGTTAAAGAAAGTAGATTTTCCAAGGGATACGAATGTCCAAAATGTCAATGTAAAGATGTAAATAAAAATGGGAAATCTAACGGAAGACAAAGATATATTTGTAAACGTTGTCGCACAAGTTTTGATGAGTTTACTATGTCTCCATTCTCTAATACAAAATTAGGCTTAGATAAATGGTTAAAATACTGTGAATTAATGATATTAGGACTTTCTATAAGAAAATGTGCTGAAGAAGTCGGAGTAGGTGTTAAAACGTCTTTTTACATGCGTCATAGGATACTTGATGTAATCAATCTATCATTAAAAAATGATAAGGTTGAAGGTATAGTTGAAGTAGATGAATGCTTTATTAAAGAGTCTTTTAAAGGCAATCATTCTAAAAGTACTACATTTGTAATGCCTAGAAACCCTAGAAAAAGAGGTAAAGGTAAAAATGATAAGAAGAAAAGAGGAATATCAAAAGAGCAGATTTGTATAGAGACAGCAATTGATAGAAAAGGAAATATCCTTATGAGTGCTGTTTGTAACGGTAGAATTACAACAAATCAAATAGTTAACTTCTTTGACAATAAAATATGTGAAGAGACTACTTTTTGCGTAGATTCACATAAATCATATATAGGAATAAAGGACAAGTTGAACATAGAATTAAAGCAAGTTCCTAGAGGAAAATCAATGATAGATAGTGTTTATCATTTACAGCATATAAATGCTCTTCACAGTAGTTTTAAGAGATGGTTAATGCCTTTTAATGGTGTATCCACAAAATATATCAACAATTATTTGGCTTGGTTTAAATTTCTCCAACTAAGTAAGAAGAATAAAAAGGGTGACCGAATTAAAGATATGCTAGTGAATGTAGCTACTAAGGATACATATGTAACTAGAGAAACTATTAGAAATAGATTCATTGAGTTAACCTAA
- a CDS encoding dimethylarginine dimethylaminohydrolase family protein gives MKKETVMVKSEFAPLKKVVLTQSEFIFPMNTIGKDPAEVLDEEILEMYKDVDGKSYEEAFPERQIKWEQERENLKQVLEKYGVEVVRPRLLTDYEKETGKEYGCSNFFVRDPFFTIGNNIIEGSLRYHHRRKEILPIRSILETIAYSSNAMYVSVPMVDTSEGLDSELGPYLEGGDVLVLDKTVFVGNSGQASNDNGYKWLKSFLGHFGYNVVQVQLKSNVLHLDCALSLVRDGLMIVCEEALINGIPDELKSWEKILVPYSDVSRLAVNGLPVNDSVYILDPEFEYIGKQLISKGITVEYIDFEISRSLGGSFRCSTQPLLRY, from the coding sequence ATGAAAAAAGAAACAGTTATGGTAAAAAGTGAGTTTGCACCTTTAAAGAAAGTTGTTTTAACGCAATCTGAATTTATATTTCCTATGAATACTATCGGTAAAGATCCAGCAGAAGTATTAGATGAAGAAATTTTAGAAATGTATAAAGATGTAGATGGAAAAAGTTATGAAGAGGCATTTCCAGAAAGACAAATTAAATGGGAACAAGAAAGAGAAAATTTAAAACAAGTACTAGAGAAGTATGGGGTCGAAGTTGTCAGACCTCGTTTATTAACAGACTATGAAAAAGAAACTGGCAAGGAATATGGATGTAGCAACTTTTTTGTTAGAGACCCATTTTTTACAATAGGAAATAATATAATAGAAGGATCACTACGATATCATCATAGAAGAAAAGAAATTTTACCTATACGTAGTATTTTAGAAACTATTGCATATTCTAGTAATGCCATGTATGTATCAGTACCTATGGTAGATACTTCAGAAGGGTTAGATTCAGAATTAGGACCGTATTTAGAAGGTGGAGATGTTTTAGTTCTTGATAAAACAGTTTTTGTAGGAAATTCAGGACAAGCATCAAATGACAATGGATATAAATGGTTAAAATCTTTTTTAGGGCATTTTGGATATAATGTAGTGCAAGTACAATTAAAAAGTAATGTATTACATTTAGATTGTGCATTAAGTTTAGTAAGAGATGGACTAATGATTGTATGTGAGGAAGCTTTAATAAATGGCATTCCAGATGAGCTAAAGAGTTGGGAGAAAATATTAGTACCTTACAGTGATGTATCAAGATTAGCTGTAAATGGATTACCGGTTAATGATTCAGTATATATTTTAGACCCGGAGTTTGAATATATAGGAAAACAATTAATTAGTAAGGGTATAACTGTTGAATATATTGATTTTGAAATTTCAAGAAGTTTAGGTGGCTCATTTAGATGTAGTACACAGCCATTATTAAGATATTAA
- a CDS encoding LysR family transcriptional regulator substrate-binding protein, with the protein MTKREHKQRFSVSTQHYSFAVNAFVDIIKYYGNKNFDFTLRETQTYEIIEDVSRMKSEVGVLYMSNENETILKRIINQSNLNFEQIFITKLHIFISSDHPLADKEIITLEDLEEYPYLCFEQGNYNSFYFSEEILSTMQREQQIKVRDRATLFNLAVGLNGYTISTGVISKELNGENIISKTLDVDETIRVGVITHRNSSLSRLAIAYIDAIKRHV; encoded by the coding sequence ATGACAAAAAGAGAGCATAAGCAAAGATTTTCTGTATCTACTCAACACTACTCATTTGCGGTAAATGCATTTGTAGATATTATAAAATATTATGGAAATAAAAATTTCGATTTTACACTTAGAGAAACACAGACTTATGAAATTATTGAAGATGTTAGTCGTATGAAAAGTGAAGTTGGAGTACTTTATATGTCAAATGAAAATGAAACTATTTTAAAAAGAATAATAAATCAAAGTAATTTAAACTTTGAGCAAATCTTTATTACAAAACTACATATATTTATAAGTTCTGATCACCCTTTAGCAGATAAAGAAATAATTACATTAGAAGATTTAGAAGAATATCCTTATCTCTGCTTTGAACAAGGAAATTATAACTCTTTTTATTTTTCAGAAGAGATATTAAGTACAATGCAAAGAGAGCAACAAATAAAAGTTAGGGATAGGGCTACTTTATTTAACTTAGCAGTTGGATTAAATGGATATACAATAAGCACAGGTGTAATAAGTAAAGAATTAAATGGAGAAAATATAATATCAAAAACTCTGGATGTAGATGAAACAATTAGGGTAGGTGTGATAACTCATAGAAATTCATCGTTAAGCAGATTAGCTATAGCTTATATAGATGCTATTAAAAGACATGTTTGA
- a CDS encoding 3'-5' exonuclease: MFKLKGKQQEVLYLPQSGHGVICGVAGSGKSVCAVMRAKYIQELTKGRVLLLTYNNSLINYIKDIHNDLDKIDVTTYHKFATRCMRDIGILGYNEILSKDWEKKELIKRAINNVKKLYSNISVFNRNIDFFVDEIQWMQGFGMLNSNEYENVERSGRRSARLLKSDRKYVFKVYEEYVKLRNQTGKKYDWDDCAFYLNKYLEHEVIPTEYECIIIDEGQDFTPMMIQSLVNYMKESGSILYLGDQAQQIYGKGRMPWKQLGLKIRKVYTLDENHRNTKQIEKLANSIRVTLDLEKDDGLISMNSSKEGKKPIIASFSNRYAENAYIIEQIIDYSKKGSTCIVVKKDDLKYYESLLSEEEISYTTIDREVKGITRTRGVFISNYHAIKGLEFDNVIMAGCSNDMFSNYLQNLNDEEKKEKELELSRIIYVGISRAKENLIISHCGELLNIIPKDNNICNFYVGK; encoded by the coding sequence ATGTTTAAATTAAAAGGAAAACAACAAGAGGTTTTATATTTACCTCAAAGTGGTCATGGTGTAATTTGTGGAGTAGCAGGTAGTGGAAAAAGTGTATGTGCTGTGATGAGGGCAAAATATATACAAGAATTAACAAAAGGAAGAGTATTACTGTTAACATATAATAATTCATTAATAAACTATATAAAAGACATACATAATGATTTAGATAAAATAGATGTAACAACATATCATAAATTTGCAACTAGGTGCATGAGAGATATTGGAATACTAGGATATAATGAAATACTTAGTAAGGATTGGGAAAAAAAGGAGTTAATAAAGAGGGCTATAAATAATGTTAAAAAGTTATATTCAAATATATCAGTTTTTAATAGGAATATAGATTTTTTTGTTGATGAAATTCAATGGATGCAAGGTTTTGGTATGTTGAATTCAAATGAGTATGAAAATGTTGAAAGAAGTGGTAGACGAAGTGCTAGGCTTTTAAAATCAGATAGAAAATATGTGTTTAAAGTATATGAAGAGTATGTCAAATTAAGAAATCAAACAGGTAAAAAATATGATTGGGATGATTGTGCATTTTACTTAAATAAATATTTAGAGCATGAGGTAATTCCTACAGAATATGAATGTATAATTATTGATGAAGGTCAAGATTTTACTCCTATGATGATACAATCATTAGTTAATTATATGAAGGAGAGTGGGAGTATTTTATATCTTGGAGATCAAGCTCAACAGATATATGGAAAGGGAAGAATGCCTTGGAAACAACTTGGACTAAAAATTAGAAAGGTTTATACTTTGGATGAAAATCATAGGAATACAAAACAAATAGAGAAATTAGCTAATAGTATTAGGGTTACATTAGATTTGGAAAAAGATGATGGATTAATTTCTATGAATAGTTCTAAGGAAGGAAAAAAACCTATAATTGCATCTTTTAGCAATAGATACGCAGAAAATGCTTATATAATAGAGCAAATTATAGATTATTCAAAAAAAGGTAGCACTTGTATAGTTGTAAAAAAGGATGATTTAAAATATTATGAATCTCTATTAAGTGAGGAAGAAATATCATATACAACTATAGATCGAGAGGTTAAAGGAATTACAAGAACAAGGGGAGTTTTTATAAGTAATTATCATGCAATAAAAGGATTAGAATTTGATAATGTCATAATGGCAGGATGTTCGAATGATATGTTTTCAAACTATTTACAAAATCTTAATGATGAAGAAAAGAAGGAAAAGGAATTAGAATTATCTAGAATTATATATGTAGGAATAAGTAGAGCTAAGGAAAATTTAATAATATCTCATTGTGGTGAATTGCTGAATATAATTCCTAAAGATAATAATATATGCAACTTTTATGTAGGAAAATAA
- a CDS encoding DarT ssDNA thymidine ADP-ribosyltransferase family protein, which yields MNKEILDEMNKRGISRLCHFTKAKNIPHILNNFNGVLSTDDIPEYYREVNDEHRFDGKKNYICCSIEYPNVYYLDRIKDNDKLFNEWVIICIDPKIVLEGNILFSKVNAATERGKYIMSGIDGLKSIYSEEIITNKRIIRRSSNLPISCATDIQAEAMILGRIDKKYIKELIFPNEQQARMEYTRMKLLGIGKELKLKICPDLFKRELRNYLNKGRIPKEIEYNGD from the coding sequence ATGAATAAAGAAATATTGGATGAGATGAATAAACGAGGGATTAGTAGGTTATGTCATTTTACAAAGGCTAAGAATATTCCTCATATACTAAATAATTTTAATGGTGTTTTATCTACTGATGATATACCAGAATATTATAGAGAGGTAAATGATGAACATAGATTTGATGGGAAAAAAAATTACATATGTTGCTCTATAGAATATCCGAATGTATATTATCTAGATAGAATTAAGGATAATGATAAGTTATTTAATGAATGGGTTATAATTTGTATAGATCCTAAAATAGTATTAGAAGGTAATATTTTATTTTCAAAAGTTAATGCAGCTACAGAAAGAGGAAAATATATAATGTCAGGTATAGATGGATTAAAGTCTATTTATAGTGAAGAAATAATTACGAATAAAAGAATTATAAGAAGAAGCAGTAATTTACCTATTTCTTGTGCTACTGATATTCAAGCAGAAGCTATGATTTTAGGAAGAATTGACAAAAAATATATAAAAGAGTTAATTTTCCCTAATGAGCAACAGGCTAGAATGGAATATACTAGGATGAAGTTATTAGGTATAGGAAAAGAACTAAAATTAAAGATATGCCCAGATTTATTTAAAAGAGAATTAAGAAACTATTTAAACAAAGGGCGTATACCAAAGGAGATAGAATACAATGGCGATTAG
- a CDS encoding DarT1-associated NADAR antitoxin family protein, whose amino-acid sequence MAIRPVFQVGKDKDTSVNVINYEFKWYSGFSKSQKQKSIYDLHKSYLDNNNKNSKILEISTSSPDELGIKLSAFNLMIKNQNNEEVCSVESLFQSCKKFENGGPYKDIITKNSRDAKKDLRLKNSGDLVCFYYKDQEWPLEPRTLFYDWIYMNTLNQYKDLKEEIIKYDAFTDIEFNPKKSINCQARSAALYVWLFRNNMLDKILGSDKEYKKFFKGYSNINDTQLKIDLFID is encoded by the coding sequence ATGGCGATTAGACCAGTTTTTCAAGTTGGCAAAGATAAAGATACAAGCGTAAATGTTATAAACTATGAATTCAAATGGTATTCTGGATTTTCAAAATCTCAAAAGCAAAAAAGCATTTATGATTTGCATAAGTCTTATTTAGATAACAATAATAAGAATAGTAAAATTTTAGAAATATCTACCAGTTCACCTGATGAATTAGGTATTAAGTTGAGTGCATTTAATTTAATGATAAAAAATCAAAATAATGAGGAAGTTTGTAGTGTAGAGAGTTTATTTCAATCTTGCAAAAAATTTGAAAATGGTGGACCATATAAAGATATTATTACAAAAAATTCGAGAGATGCTAAAAAAGATTTGAGACTTAAGAATTCAGGTGATTTGGTATGTTTTTATTACAAAGACCAAGAATGGCCATTAGAACCAAGAACGCTTTTTTATGATTGGATATATATGAATACTTTAAATCAGTACAAGGATTTAAAAGAAGAAATAATTAAATATGATGCATTTACTGATATAGAGTTTAACCCTAAAAAATCCATAAATTGTCAGGCAAGATCAGCTGCACTATACGTTTGGCTTTTTAGAAATAATATGTTAGATAAGATATTGGGCTCTGACAAGGAGTATAAGAAGTTTTTTAAAGGCTATTCTAATATAAATGACACTCAATTAAAAATCGATTTATTTATTGACTAA
- a CDS encoding DUF5986 family protein, whose protein sequence is MNRNGDFRSIIAQAIKDAYTEDIRELKYNYELKTFSSRHALAKDLLNTYVFKRLEKNRFIIEKFNRGAHEFISIYDKKEKSLYSLMKMKTFKGLEKSKKKKNVHYLESLGLLNNNIIPKESQIEFFEDEYRQSLMKELLVKIVSKEVVDEVEVHKLITFDIKNNELTSISVFKLNSQLDIIDEESWNEYIGVSYDDIGTRELNMDTIKEDYALEEEIPLGIKGTDIQIKVK, encoded by the coding sequence TTGAATAGGAATGGAGATTTTAGAAGTATAATAGCTCAAGCTATAAAGGATGCTTATACTGAAGATATAAGAGAATTAAAATATAATTATGAGTTAAAAACTTTTAGTAGTAGACATGCTTTGGCTAAAGATCTTTTGAATACATATGTTTTTAAGAGGTTAGAAAAAAATAGATTTATAATTGAAAAGTTTAATAGAGGAGCACATGAATTTATTTCTATATATGACAAGAAAGAAAAAAGCCTATATTCTTTAATGAAAATGAAAACATTTAAAGGCCTAGAAAAGTCAAAGAAAAAGAAAAATGTACATTATTTAGAATCCTTAGGACTACTTAATAATAATATAATACCAAAGGAATCTCAAATTGAATTTTTCGAGGATGAATATAGACAAAGTTTAATGAAAGAGTTATTAGTTAAAATTGTTAGTAAAGAAGTAGTTGATGAAGTTGAAGTACATAAATTAATAACTTTTGATATAAAAAATAATGAGTTAACTTCGATATCAGTATTCAAATTAAATTCACAGCTAGATATAATAGATGAGGAGAGTTGGAATGAATATATCGGAGTTAGCTATGATGATATAGGTACTAGAGAGTTAAATATGGATACGATTAAAGAGGACTATGCTTTAGAAGAAGAAATCCCATTGGGTATAAAAGGTACGGATATACAAATAAAAGTTAAATAA
- a CDS encoding helix-turn-helix domain-containing protein: MLKNRSFNGVRLKSARIYRGKTISQLADETGVSKQAISQFENNKTTPGFETLIKLTNSLEFPKDYFYEEDDVSIIVGNTYFRAQASITKKEEASYAEKLSIFAKLYTFIEDYINFPKLNILQLDHSNDIDDVEFISEKLRAYWGLDDKPIVNLVNVMERNGFKITSFDTENSKVDAFTQMQKVNNEVKYFIALGNDKNSAVRRHFDLAHELGHIMLHEWVEDTSTISREEYKKIENQANEFAGSFLLPRRGFLNDLIYPNNLDFYVELKQKWKVSIGAMLIRAYKLNAITYNQYQYMIKQASKRGWRTCEPLDDKIPLPKPVLVKKALEMLIENNILTKSQVVDKIHNSGISISREEIEFLLGLERGMLKVKDESNNIISIKL; this comes from the coding sequence ATGTTAAAAAATAGAAGTTTTAATGGAGTTAGGCTAAAATCCGCAAGAATATATAGAGGCAAAACAATTTCTCAATTAGCAGATGAAACGGGTGTTAGTAAGCAGGCCATATCACAATTTGAGAATAATAAAACAACTCCTGGATTTGAAACGTTAATAAAACTCACTAATAGTCTAGAGTTTCCAAAGGACTATTTTTATGAAGAAGATGATGTTTCTATAATAGTAGGAAATACTTATTTTAGAGCTCAGGCTTCTATAACAAAAAAAGAAGAGGCATCTTATGCAGAAAAGTTATCAATATTTGCAAAGCTATATACTTTTATAGAAGATTATATTAATTTTCCTAAGTTAAATATACTACAATTGGATCATAGTAATGATATTGATGATGTAGAGTTTATATCAGAAAAACTTAGAGCATACTGGGGACTAGATGATAAACCTATTGTTAATCTTGTAAATGTAATGGAGAGAAATGGATTTAAAATAACTTCTTTTGATACTGAAAATTCTAAGGTAGATGCTTTTACTCAAATGCAAAAAGTAAATAATGAAGTAAAATATTTTATTGCTTTGGGTAATGATAAAAATTCTGCTGTAAGAAGACATTTTGACTTGGCTCATGAGCTAGGTCATATAATGCTACATGAATGGGTAGAAGATACCAGTACTATATCAAGAGAAGAGTACAAAAAAATAGAAAATCAAGCAAATGAGTTTGCAGGATCATTTTTACTACCTAGAAGAGGATTTTTAAATGATTTGATATATCCTAACAATTTAGACTTTTATGTAGAATTAAAACAAAAGTGGAAAGTTTCAATAGGAGCTATGCTTATTAGAGCATATAAGCTAAATGCTATAACATATAATCAATATCAATATATGATAAAACAAGCATCAAAAAGAGGATGGAGAACATGTGAACCTTTAGATGATAAGATACCATTACCAAAGCCAGTATTAGTTAAAAAAGCATTAGAAATGCTTATTGAAAATAATATTCTTACAAAGTCACAAGTAGTAGATAAGATACATAATAGTGGTATAAGTATAAGTAGAGAAGAGATAGAATTCCTTTTAGGCTTAGAAAGAGGAATGCTAAAAGTAAAAGATGAGTCGAATAATATTATAAGTATAAAACTTTAG
- a CDS encoding nucleotidyltransferase domain-containing protein, with product MTQYEYVRNILEKYKHSDIKSTNEIYNIQRLEKMITNWAGNNLNSIKLSGSRAKGTALKGGADLDLFISINQNTLLTLKEMYTSLYDYMITNGMKCRKQNVSIGLEIDGINIDLVPGKKRLGNTNYHSLYLNKKDSWTQTNIDEHITLVKNSGRINEIILLKVWRMLHEIEFPSIYLELITIKALKYKDKNNLAENFLYLLKYLSDNILDITIVDPSNTNNVISDDLYIYEKKIIADKAKESLCKKTWGEIIW from the coding sequence ATGACGCAGTATGAATATGTAAGGAATATTTTAGAAAAGTACAAGCATTCCGATATAAAATCAACTAATGAAATTTATAATATTCAAAGATTAGAAAAAATGATAACTAATTGGGCAGGGAATAACTTAAATAGTATAAAGTTATCGGGCTCAAGAGCTAAAGGAACTGCATTAAAAGGGGGAGCAGATTTAGATTTATTTATATCTATAAATCAAAATACATTACTAACATTAAAAGAAATGTATACATCATTATATGACTATATGATAACTAATGGTATGAAATGTAGAAAACAAAATGTATCAATTGGGTTAGAAATAGATGGAATTAATATAGATTTAGTTCCAGGTAAAAAAAGATTAGGGAATACAAATTATCATAGTCTATATTTAAATAAAAAAGATTCTTGGACACAAACTAATATAGATGAACATATAACTTTAGTAAAGAATTCAGGTAGAATAAATGAAATAATTCTATTAAAAGTTTGGAGAATGTTGCATGAAATAGAATTTCCATCTATATATTTAGAATTAATTACAATAAAAGCTTTAAAGTATAAAGATAAAAATAATTTAGCAGAAAACTTTTTATACCTACTAAAGTATTTATCAGATAATATTTTAGATATAACAATAGTAGATCCATCAAATACAAATAATGTGATTTCAGATGACTTGTATATATATGAGAAAAAAATAATTGCAGATAAGGCTAAAGAAAGTTTATGTAAAAAAACATGGGGAGAAATTATATGGTAG
- a CDS encoding DUF6602 domain-containing protein encodes MVDKSKKMDIKILFNGLQEQMKCKLTTNRSIIQHPGTKGDASELNWIEILRKYLPKRYSVDKAFIVDCYNNISDQIDIVIYDRQYSPFVFNQDDVKYIPAESIYAIFEVKQELNKDNILYASDKAKSVRRLHRTSAKIYHAGGCHPPKAHSKILAGILTLSCSWSEGLGSTFKKNMKELCSNGELNLGCILESGSFKYNDDVLEIKDGDNALMSFFLNLLIELQKLGTIPAMDINYYLDALDRE; translated from the coding sequence ATGGTAGATAAAAGTAAAAAGATGGATATAAAAATATTATTTAATGGCCTTCAAGAGCAAATGAAATGTAAACTTACAACTAATAGAAGTATAATTCAACATCCAGGAACTAAAGGGGATGCGAGTGAGCTTAATTGGATAGAAATATTACGTAAATATTTGCCCAAAAGATATAGTGTAGATAAAGCGTTTATTGTGGATTGTTATAATAATATAAGTGATCAAATAGATATTGTGATTTATGATAGACAATATTCTCCATTTGTATTTAATCAAGATGATGTTAAGTATATACCGGCTGAAAGTATATATGCTATATTTGAAGTAAAGCAGGAATTAAATAAAGATAATATATTGTATGCATCAGATAAAGCTAAAAGTGTAAGGAGATTACATAGAACATCAGCTAAAATATATCATGCAGGAGGATGTCACCCACCTAAAGCTCATAGTAAAATATTAGCTGGAATACTCACTTTATCATGTTCATGGTCAGAAGGATTGGGTTCTACATTTAAGAAGAATATGAAAGAGTTATGTTCAAATGGAGAATTAAATTTAGGATGTATTTTAGAGTCAGGATCATTTAAATATAATGATGATGTATTAGAAATAAAAGATGGAGATAATGCATTAATGTCATTCTTTTTAAATTTATTAATAGAGTTACAAAAGCTAGGAACAATACCTGCTATGGATATAAATTATTATTTGGATGCATTAGATAGAGAATAA
- the kdpA gene encoding potassium-transporting ATPase subunit KdpA, whose product MTHTILQYVFYLAILVILAIPFGGYIGRVMNGEKVFLTKIISPCEKFLYKVMRVNEHEEMNWKKYLCSILLFNVIGFIFLFLLQILQGVLFGNPQKIPGVSWDLAFNTAVSFITNTNWQAYSGESGLSYLTQTLGLTVQNFVSAATGIAVLFALIRGFIKVKSNGLGNFWVDMTKTILYILIPLNIVVSVGLVSQGVVQNLKPAETVQLLEPIAIDKEGNIIENAIIDTNSNTVSVDGKIVDDAEIIKEEIIPLGPAASQVAIKQTGTNGGGFYGTNSAHPLENPTIISNLIEMISILLIPAALCFTFGKCVNNKKQGTAIFMAMFIVLVLALGTVAVNEQLATPQIAQNGMVDISTVNQAGGNMEGKEARFGIVASSTWATFTTAASNGSVNSMHDSYTPLGGMVTMLLMQLGGVIFGGSGSGLYGMLIFVILTVFIGGLMVGRTPEFLGKKIEPFEMKWAMLVCLATPIAILVGSSIAVVFPGIEESLGNLGAHGFSELLYTYSSAGGNNGSAFAGFNANTVFLNITLGFVMLFARFVPMIGVLAIAGNLAKKKKIVTTSGTLSTTNGLFVFMLIIIVLLVGALSFFPALSLGPIAEYFSSIL is encoded by the coding sequence ATGACACATACAATTTTACAGTATGTATTTTACTTAGCTATTCTAGTTATTCTTGCAATACCATTTGGCGGATATATAGGAAGAGTAATGAATGGAGAAAAAGTATTTTTAACAAAGATAATATCTCCATGTGAAAAATTTTTATATAAAGTGATGAGAGTAAATGAACATGAAGAAATGAATTGGAAGAAATATTTATGCTCTATACTTTTATTTAATGTTATAGGTTTTATATTTCTCTTTTTATTGCAAATTCTTCAAGGAGTATTATTTGGAAATCCACAAAAGATACCTGGAGTATCTTGGGATTTAGCATTTAATACAGCAGTAAGTTTTATTACGAATACAAACTGGCAAGCATACAGTGGGGAATCAGGATTAAGCTATTTAACTCAAACTCTTGGGCTTACAGTTCAAAACTTTGTATCGGCTGCAACAGGAATTGCCGTATTATTTGCACTAATTCGTGGTTTTATAAAAGTAAAATCAAATGGACTTGGGAACTTCTGGGTTGATATGACCAAGACCATTTTATATATATTAATACCTTTAAATATAGTAGTTTCTGTAGGTCTTGTATCTCAAGGTGTTGTACAAAATTTAAAACCAGCAGAAACAGTTCAATTACTTGAACCAATTGCTATTGATAAAGAAGGTAATATTATTGAAAATGCTATTATAGATACTAATTCAAATACAGTCTCAGTAGATGGAAAAATTGTAGATGATGCAGAAATAATAAAAGAAGAAATTATACCTTTAGGACCAGCAGCAAGTCAGGTTGCTATTAAACAAACAGGTACGAATGGTGGTGGTTTCTATGGTACAAATTCAGCACATCCACTTGAAAACCCAACAATTATTTCGAATCTAATAGAGATGATTTCTATTTTACTTATACCAGCAGCTTTATGCTTTACATTTGGTAAGTGTGTTAATAATAAAAAGCAAGGTACAGCTATATTTATGGCTATGTTTATAGTATTAGTATTAGCACTTGGTACAGTTGCTGTTAATGAGCAATTAGCAACACCACAAATTGCTCAAAATGGAATGGTTGATATATCTACTGTTAATCAAGCTGGTGGAAATATGGAAGGTAAAGAAGCACGCTTTGGTATAGTTGCTTCATCTACATGGGCAACATTTACAACTGCTGCATCAAATGGATCAGTAAACTCTATGCACGATAGTTATACACCACTTGGTGGTATGGTAACCATGTTACTAATGCAACTTGGTGGAGTTATATTTGGTGGTTCGGGATCTGGTCTTTATGGAATGCTTATATTTGTAATATTAACAGTGTTTATTGGCGGACTTATGGTTGGAAGGACACCAGAGTTTTTAGGGAAGAAAATAGAACCATTTGAAATGAAATGGGCAATGTTAGTTTGTCTTGCTACTCCAATTGCTATTTTAGTTGGTAGTAGTATAGCAGTAGTTTTCCCTGGTATTGAGGAGAGCCTTGGGAACTTAGGTGCACATGGATTCTCAGAATTACTATATACTTATTCGTCAGCTGGTGGTAATAATGGATCTGCATTTGCTGGATTTAATGCAAATACAGTATTTTTAAATATAACTTTAGGATTTGTAATGTTATTTGCAAGATTCGTACCAATGATAGGAGTATTAGCTATTGCAGGAAATCTTGCTAAGAAGAAAAAAATAGTAACAACATCAGGGACACTGTCTACAACAAATGGATTATTTGTATTTATGTTAATAATAATAGTTCTTTTAGTTGGAGCACTTAGTTTCTTCCCAGCGCTTTCACTGGGTCCAATAGCAGAATACTTTAGTTCAATATTATAG